The DNA window TCAACGTCCCCCTCCCAGCcagtattccagaaaaacagtgttcagttgttcagtcacgtccgactctttgtgaccccatggattggagcacactaggcttccctgtccataaccaactctggagtttactcaaactcatgtccattgaattggtgatgccatccaatcatgtcatcttctgtcgtccccttctcttcccgccttcaatcatttccagcatccgggtcttttccaatgagtcagttcttcccatcaagtggccaaagtattggagtttcaacttcagcgtcaGTTCTTTTAACGAATGTTCAGtaatgatttcttttaggattgactaattggatctcctagctgtccaggagactctcaagagtcttctccaaaaccatggttcaaaagcatcaattctttggcactcagatttctttctttctttttttttttccatttcagcattgtttataatactgAAAAATTGCAAACAATATATAGGCCTGTATACAAGAGATTGGTTCAAATAATTATGGATTACACATtctcaattcatttcagttcagtcactcagtcgtgtccgactctttgtgaccacatgaaccacagcacaccaggcctccctgtccatcaccaactctcggagttcacccaaacgcatgtccattgagtcggtgatgccatccagccatctcatcctctgtcatcgccttctcctcctgccctcaatctttcccagcatcagggtcttttcaaatgagtcagctcttcgcatcaggtggccaaagtattggagtttcagcttcaaaatcagtccttccaatgaacacccaggactgatctcctttaggatggactggttggatctctgtgcagtccaagggactttcaagagtcttctccaacaccacagttcaaaagcatcgattctttggtgctcatctttctttatggtccaactctcacatccatacatgactattggaaaaaacatagctttgactagatggacctttgttggcaaagtaatgtctctgtttttaatatgctgtctaggtttgtcatagcttttcttccaaggagcaagtgtctttgaattttatggctgcagtcaccatctgcagttgttttggagccccccaaaataaagcctgtcactgtttccattgtttccccatttattttccataaactgatgggacaggatgccatgatcttagttttctgaatgttgaattttaagccaactttacaCTATCCTCGTTcatattcatcaagaggctctttagttcttctttgctttatgccataagggttgtgtcatctgtatatctgaggttattgatatttctcccttcagtcttgatttcagcttgtgatttatccagccccgcatatagcatgatgtactctgcatagaatttaaataaacagggtgatgatatacagccttgacatactcctttcctgatttggaaccagtctgttgttccatgtccagttctaatggttgcttcttgacttgcatacagatttctcaagaggcaggtgaagtggtctggtattcccttctctttaagaatttcgcagtttgttgtgatctacacagtcaaagtctttggcatagtcaataaagcagaaatagatgattttctggaactctcttgcttttccaatgatccaatggatgttggcaattagatctctggttcctctgccttttctgaatccagcttgaacatctggaagttcacggttgacatactgttgaagtatggcttggataattttgagcattactttgctagcatgtgagatgagtgcaattgtgtggtactttgagcattctttggcattgcctttctttgggattggaatgaaaactgacttttgcagtctttggccactgctgagtttccaaatttgttggcatattgagtgcagcactttcagagcatcatcttttaggatttgaaatagctcaactggaattccatctcctccactagctttgttcctagtgatgcttcctatggctcactttacttcacattccaggatgtctggctctagatgagtgatcacaccattgtgattatctgggtcatgaaaatcttttttgtatagttcctctgtgtattattgccacctctttttaatattttctgcttctattaggtccatacatttctgtccattattgtgcccatttttgcatgaaatgttccctggtatctctagttttcttgaagagatctctagtctttcccattctattgttttcctctatttctttgcattgatcactgaggaagggtgtcttatctctccttgttattctttggaagtctgcattcaacttgtgtgtctttccttttttcctttgcctttagcttctcttcttttctcagctatttgtaaggcctcctcaggcagccattttcttttttgcatttctttttcttggggatgctcttgatctctgcctcttgtacaatgtcacaaatctctgtccatagttcttcaggcactctgtctatcaaatctcatcccttgaatctatttgtcacttccactgtataataataagggatttgatttaggtcacacctgaatgttctagtggttttctctactttcttcaatttaagtctgaatttggcaataaggagttcatgatctgagacacagtcagctcctagtcttgttttcactgactgtatagagcttctccatctttggctgcaaagaatatcatcaatctgattttggtattgaccatctggtgatgtccacgtgtagagttgtctcctgtgttgttggaagagggtgtttgctatgaccagtgcgttctgttgacaaaactctgtcagcctttgccctgcttcgttttgtactccaaggccaaacttgcctgttactccaggtacctcttgacttcctatttttgcattccagtcccctataatgaaaaggatatcttttttgggtgttagttctagaaggtcttgtaggtcttcacagaactgttcaacttcaacttcttcagaattactggtcggggcatagacttggattactgtgatattgaatggtttgccttggaaatgaacagaggtcattatgtcatttttgagattgcttccaagtactgcattcagatttttttgtttactatgatggccactccatttcttctaagagattcttgctcacagtaatagacataatggtcatctgagttaaattcacccattccagtccattttagttcactgattcctaaaatgtcgatgtttgccatctcctgtttaaccacttccaatttgccttgattcatggacctaacattccaggttcctatgcaatattgctctttacagcatcagactttacttccatcaccagtcacatccacaactgggtgttgtttttgattgtgtggatcacagcaaactatggaaTATTCTTAGCATGGGAATCCAagaccaacttacctgtctcctgcatacaagtcaagaaggaacagtttgcACCAGACATGGCACAATGGgttagttcaaaattgggaaaggaatacgccaaggctgcatattgccaccctgatcatttaacttatatgcagagtacatcatgtgaaattccaggctggaagaatcacaagccagagtcaagatttccaggagaaatatcaataacctcagatatatagatgacaccactctttgacagaaagcaaagaggcacttaagaaccttttgatgaaggtgaaagaagagagtaaaaaaattggcttaaatcccaacattaaaaaaacaaagaccttTTTCATGAAGATGGCGCCGAAGGCGAAGAAGGAAGCCCCTGCCCCTCCTAAagctgaagccaaagcaaaagcttTGAAGGCCAAGAAAGCAGTGTTGAAAGGTGTCCacagccacaaaaaaaagaagatcCGGACGTCACCCACCTTCCGGCAGCCCAAAACGCTGCGGCTCAGGAGGCAGCCCAAATATCCTCGGAAGAGCACCCCTAGGAGAAACAAACTTGACCACTATGCTATCATCAAATTCCCCCTCACCACCAAGTCAGCCATGAAGAAAATAGAAGACAACAACACACTGGTGTTCACTGTGGATGTCAAGGCCAACAAACACCAAATCAAACAGGCTGTGAAGAAGCTCTATGACATTGACGTGGCCAAGGTCAATACTCTGATCAGGCCTGATGGAGAGAAGAAGGCATATGTTCGACTGGCTCCTGACTATGATGCTTTGGATGTTGCCAACAAAATTGGGATCATCTAAACTGAGTCCAGCTGGctaatttcaaatataaaagtttccactatatataaaaaaaacaaaaaaacaaaaaaacaaagagcatggcatctggtcccgtcacttcaaggcagatagaaggggaaacaatggaaatagtgacagactttattttcttggtctccaaaatcactgtggacagtgactatagccatgaaatcaaaagacacttgctccttggaagaaaatctatgacaaacctatatggtgtattaaaaagcagagacattcctttgccagcaaagttctgtctagtcaatctatgctttttccactagtcatgtatggatgtgagagttggtctataaagaaagctgagcaccaaagaattgatgcttttgaactgtggtgttggagaagactcttgagagtcccttgtactgcaagagatcaaaccagtgaatcctaaaagaaatattcagtcctgaatattcattggaaggactgatgctgaagctgaaactccaatactttggccacctgatgcgaagagctgactcattggaaaagaccctgatgctggcaaagattgaagaaggaagagaaggggacaataaacgatgagatggttggatggcatcacagacttgatggacatgagtttgagcaagctctgggagatggtgaaagacaggaaaggctattttgctgcagttcatggggtcacaaagagtcagacatgactgagcgactgaacagtggCAATGGCCGCTCTCCTGAATATCTGCCTAGTGCCATTGCTCTCTTTGATTCTACAAATTTTACTactttagatacctcatataaatcaaatcatgctatatttgtctttctgaatggtttatttcatttagcataatgtttcacCTTTAGTGTTAAAGAGCATTTAGCCAGCATATAGTTGTCTTGCTTTTATACACAGTATGATCATCATATTAGTCTGTTATGTTGCCAGAGCTGTAAGTAAGTCTTATCAATATTTTACAGATGGTAGAACCATGTTTTGCTTTGAATTCAAATTCAAAATACTCTTTGTTCCTCTTTCCCCTATGGCCTTTGCCTAATAGGTTTCCAAATGCTCGTGTACTAGGACTGAGAACTCAGCATCTCATTCCCCTTTTTACCTCTTGctgcagatatttttattttgtatatacaatgatttatggaatttaaaaatcttGATTAAGCTCCCTAATGTTCAAAAAAATTAACAATGTTTCTCCAGGCCTGCCTAGGATTCAAGGGCCAAAGATTGAGatgaagtttctttttaaaaggccaggaattttcttcctttcttagaAACTGTCTCAAAGTTTTCAGATCATCACACTGGTATTATTATATATAGAAGCTTTGACTATCTGTCTTTCTGCTGAATACCCACTGAAGGTAGATGGACACATCTTATTTTCACATCTCTATCTTCTCTGATCATGTTTTCTTAATATTACAAACACTTTTTCCTCGGAGATTTTCCTTAGCCCCTATCTTATGCTTAACATTTAGTTAATACTCTTCttcattataatatataataaatatcctTCTTTATTATACTTTATATTATATTCTGTGttctttattataataatataatacttTAGACATTTTATAGTGAGGAACTAATAATCTATACATATACAAACAACTTTATAAAAAGATTTTCACACATAGCAATAAAACTCAAGTAATATTTGTATGAGACCCTTGAACTGGAGGTGAGCTCTTGGATATTCTTCGTGTATATATTCCCTCTGTGATAATGCTTAGGCTTCATTGACTGCAGTGCTACAATGCTAGGCTATAGACAAGAATTTTGCATTACATATCAACCCTCATGTTATGTAAAGTAGATGGGGTTAGGGTAAGCAGAGAAGTACATATTTTCCTTCTTGTCATTAtaatactatttcttttttttggcaatattattGCTTAAGTGACCTCATTTTTCTAGTGAAAGCTAAAATCATAAACTTGTTCAATGCACAATACCTCCTTAGGCTTGGTTGACCCTTTAGATGACCAATTAAAGTGATTCATTTTATATAAGTGTGTGAAATagtctttccttttgctttttttcttttcatttttctctctagttatggatctctttctctctctctctctctctttcacacacagacacacacacagacacacacacacgagacaaAGAGTGGACTCTTTGTTTATAGACAATGAGGGTCTTTTAGAAGCTTGAGGCTAGTGACTCTGGATTACAGTGCCATTCTGAGCTGGATGCAGGCAAGTGAGGAAGCACGACCCCAAATGGCTATTCTGGGACAATTTCTGAGCTGCAAAGGTTTGCATTTTGGATCAGTGCTGAGTTGTCTTTGTTTGGCAGTTGTGCGGGAAGCAGTCCCAGAATTTCTAGGTGAGTTGATAATTTCTGaccctctcttttctttccttttgatacTAGGACATGCTCCCGCCTTACCTgcacatgtttatttatttattattattagttgttGCATTTAGTTATTTAGATATTATTACTGTTGTAGAATGAGTATAGAAAACATCTGTGAGTTGATACTTCCTCATACCATCTCATCAGCACCAGTAAAGAGGAAGGGGGCTGCACTGAGTCAAAGGCTTCTTAGAGCACACAGAATGAAGCTGAGTTTGGGAGGAAATGTAAAGGAGAATAAGAAAATTGAGGTGAGAAGAGAATAGAAGTTGAGCATTTCCTCATTATATACCAAAGGGAggcacttgaaaaagaaaaaaaaaaaactttcttcaaGCATTTCTTGCTGTTCTGTGGACATGAGAGCCTTGTATTTATACATAGCAGGAAATTGTATATTGTCAGGGAACTGCTAAAGCAAGAAAAGGAAGTCAAGAATAAATGGCCTATGAAGTCTTCTGAAAAGGATACCGACTACCTCTTTTCTTCAGAGGTCAAAGTATTGTTTGGCTTTTGTGAATGTTTCAGAGGTAGGCCTCTTCCTGTTGATACTGCAAACATCCCCAGAGACCAGGTTATAGAAAagtatttcagagaaagaaatgggttCAAGAATAAATACTTTTCTGGAGAACAGAAAAATGGAGTCTTTGCCAGCAGAGCAAAGTAGATACTCTACactattaaaataatgatttagACTAGCTGTCTTGTGAGTGGAGGACAGATTGTAATAGATTTGGAGGGTTTTACATCTATattaagggcttcctaggtggtgcagtcctaaagaatccacctgccagtgcaggagacatcagataCGTGGGtttattccctgggttgggaagatcccctggaggaggaaatggcaactgactccaatattcttgcctagagactcccatggacagagaagcttggtgggctacagtccatggggttacaaaagagtcagacatgactgagttactgagcaTGCACCCATACCTATATTAACAAAATTCActacaaatatttctttctattttgtttgcaTAGCCACAGCTCTTGACAGTCcttccctctgcttccctctaGAGGACTCTTGGGGACATTAGATAGAGTGACACTGATGAACATCAGCCCTGGCCTAGGTGTCAGGAAAATATATTCTTTCCTTACTATATAGACAGGGAAACTATGGTTGACCCTGAGAACAAGTAAGTGTAAAAGCCAAATCTAC is part of the Capra hircus breed San Clemente unplaced genomic scaffold, ASM170441v1, whole genome shotgun sequence genome and encodes:
- the LOC102187846 gene encoding 60S ribosomal protein L23a, with translation MKMAPKAKKEAPAPPKAEAKAKALKAKKAVLKGVHSHKKKKIRTSPTFRQPKTLRLRRQPKYPRKSTPRRNKLDHYAIIKFPLTTKSAMKKIEDNNTLVFTVDVKANKHQIKQAVKKLYDIDVAKVNTLIRPDGEKKAYVRLAPDYDALDVANKIGII